DNA from Canis lupus familiaris isolate Mischka breed German Shepherd chromosome 9, alternate assembly UU_Cfam_GSD_1.0, whole genome shotgun sequence:
TGCTGGATCTCAAGGACtagctgaagaaaagaaaattaattttgcctCTGATTGCTGTGTTATTCTAGATAAGCCATTATTATGCAAATGAGGGAGTGCGGCTTTCAAGATGAATAAGAACGGTTCCGGGTAGCGGCGCAGGACAGCCCCAGATGTTTGCATAATTACTTGTGCCCCAACTTCGAGAGTGCAAAATGTCAAGGGAGGAAGTTGTGCGGGTAAATACGGTACCACGTTCCCTGAATTTGATTTCCTAGAGCAGGGCGGGGAAGCGGGGCCGCGGCTTCCCTCCGCGGGGAGGAAGGGCGTCCCGGCTCGCCCGCGCGGCGGTCCCGGCCCCGGCGGCCGGCCGTGCTCTCCCCCGGGGGGCTGAGCCACCccgcggcccggggcggcgggagAGACCCGGGGCTCGGCCGGGCAGCGAGGCGCTTGCGCGGGGACGGAGCCGCCGCTGGCCGCGCGCTTTCCGGCAGCCCCGGAACCGGCAGCGCGGCTTCTGGGCGTGCGCGGAGCGGGCGCGCCCTGGGCGCGCAGCCTCGACGCCCCACCTGCCCCGTTGGGGCCTCGAcggcctgccccccaccccggccccgcgGCAAAGGCCGGGGGTGCCCCGCGGGGGCCGCGGAGGCAGGAGCCGCGCCGCGAACCCCGGGGCGCATCGGAGAGGAGGGGGACCCGCGCGCGCACCGGCGCCTCCGGGCCGGCGGATCACCGACGTCCGTCCCCGGGTCAGCCGCTCTGCCCAGtcccgcgggggggggggtgcgcgcGGCGGGCCTGCCGACCTCTCTGCTCCCCCGGGTTGTAGGGAGGCCCCCAGCTCGTGCGTCCTCGGGCGGCCCGGTAGGCTCCTGCGCCTCGGTGTTCCTGGCCTCCCAAAGGGGAGGCTGGACCCGGGTTCATCTCAGCCGGGACAACCAGATAAGGAAGGGCACTGGCGGAGGGGCCTCCAGTCTGCAACTCCTTGAGGTTCCCCCCCAGAGCCCCAGCAAAAAAAGGCGCTTCAATACCTTCCGCTTGGGGGCGAGTTGGGAAGCGGGAAAGAAAGTGAAGCCCcgcggcccccccaccccccgtcggAGTCCCCGGCGCCCTACCATTTCCCCGGGGCCCAGAGAGCCGGTTAGGGGGTGTAtgtgggggaaggggggctggagaggaggagcCGGTGACCAGGGACTAGCAAGGCGGGCTACCTAGGTGCCCACTCTGGCGGAACTCGGGTTCAAGGGAGCGCAGGCTCTGGTGCCAACCCCGCCCCGGTGTCTTCGCTCTCGGGGAGGGTGCGtgctccccgcctcccccacgAGTGGGGTCGGGAGGGCGAGGGGGCTCCCAGGGACCGGGCCGCGGGATCGCAAAGCCAGGGTCCTCTCCGGACAGACAGGATCGGGGCCAGGCTCTGGACCCGGGGCATCCTGAATTCCAGGCTGCCCTCAGTGGGTCGAGCGGTCAGTGGGTCTCGAGCCGCCAGTGCCCGCGCCCACGCAGCAGCAGAGTCCACGCGCCCGGCCCTGCCAGGCCACGGGACTTCTGATCGCGCCCTCCTCTTAGATGGGGGCTCCAAGACCTTGACCCCTGGGCCACCCACCTGTCTCGGCCACTCTGTCGCCACACCCCACTGCCCTCCCGCCTCCCGCGCACTGTCGCCGGGCTGTGCCTGGCCCGTCCGGTCTGAGCCCCTTCTCCAGGAGCGGCGGGAACCCAGCGCCTGGACCCACCCGCCCTGGGACCGCTTCCACTCCTTGAGACCCGCACGGGGGTGGAGGGTGCAGCCGCtcggctgccccccccccagctcagGGCCATCTCCCCCGTGCCCCCCGCCGGCCGAGGGTGCCTTCTGGCTCCCGGAGCTGGATTTCGCAAGCAACACCAGGCGGTCTTCCCGGAGAGGATTGGAGGGGGCCCACCCTGCGGCGCGCGTGAGCGCATGCGTGCCGGCTCTGGCGCTGTGCGCGTGCTCCCGCCTCCAGGCGCCCGCCGTGTGCCTGGCCTCCGCGCTGCGAGGGGCCGCGGGTGCGGTTCCAGGGACACCACCTGGTGGGATGCGTCCTGCAGCAGAGGCCCTAAGGGACCAGTGTGCACCGTCGGCTTCCCGGAAAGGGCCGCTGAGCACCCAGCTCCCTCTTCTTGGGTGCCCCTCGCGGGAAGCTGGGACAGCTCAGGCTGAAACTCTGTTGGAGGAGGGGGTTGTCACCTGAACCAGACACACCGGCTCCTATCAGCTTGACCTGGTCCCACAGCACCAATTTTACAACAACCGAAACTAATAATTGGAGCATTTACCTGTGCCTGGCAGTGAGCCGTGCCTCCCCGAGCCCTCCTAGCCGCCCTGTGGAGTACGGCTGTGCATGCTCTCTTGTTTCTCTGCACTTATGGTACCTGGAGCATGGCGTGGTGTGGTTAAAGTAGCATGCCCAAGGGCTCACGTCTAGTAAGTGGCTTCGAATCCAGGCAGGCTGGCCCTAGAGCCACAATGCTAGCCCCGGTGCTCTAGGACGAAGGGAAACAGACTTCCACCAGCATCTAGCCTCTAGCCCACTCGGCGGGGCTGCAAGGACCGCCTCCCACTTCTGATGTTCCAGTCTCATCTCTTTTGCTAAGGGCCCAGAGCAGTATCACTGTTTACCAGGACCAGTTTGCTGATTCTGGTGATGAGATCCCTGGCTTCATCTATGGCCACTCCAGGAGGTTCCATAGGCTCTTTCTTACCTTGAATCTTGTCTTAAGCCCTGGAGGAGCTGAAATGTCCAGAAGGTCCAAAGCCCCTGGTGTGGAGTATTAGAGAGACTTAGGCTTAGGACTTCTCCAGAACAGCTGCTGTGTGCCCCTGGGCAGGTTACTTGGCCTCACTGTCCCTCATCTATAGGATGGGAGCAATGGGCTTGATCTTACCTGATTGTTCGGAATCTCAGCTGGCATCGTGCAGGTGCCAGACAGCAAGTGTTCAAGGGATGTCGCCTGCCTCCGAGGGGCTGCTATTCCTCCTATGGAGGGCACCTGATTTCAGTTCATGTGATTTCTGGGGGCCAACGTCAAAGGTGGCTCCTCAGGTATGTGCAGGCTTGTAGGTAATCATTGGAGCATGGTCAGCCCCCCTCTTATCCTGTTCTAGTGTTTCTCTAACAGGGATGGCCAGTCCACTAGGGAAGAGAAAGTGGGAACTTGTTGCTCCTGAGAGTTCACGGGAAGTAGGAGCAGCTCAGGCTGAACCTCAGCAGCCTCACCTCCAGCCACTGGCCAGTGTGTCCCGTCCAGGTCATTGGGGACCTCTCTGCAGGGTGTTGGGTCACCCCTgcagctcccccctcccctggaGCTGGCAATCAGTGCCCTCAGGCACAGGCCCCAGCTTGGGcatgggggaggcagaggctgagGACACCCTCTGGTTCTGGGGCCACCGAAAGCAAGCCACAGGTCCCTGTTGCCACACAGGAGGCCACATCCCATTCGGCCATGCCTCAGAGCCACCCTTGCTCGCGTCACAGCCAGCCCCGTCATCGCTGCGGAACGGAACGACTGGGTTCCAAATCCGCCCGCGTCGTGGCCAAGACCAGGCAGGTCCGACTCCCGCCAAGCCCCGGAGTTGAAATGTTCCCAGTGAACGAGCCGAGGCCGGGCCTCACCCTCCAGCTAGAGGACGCGCTCGGGCTTGCTGCTCTGGCCGGCGACCCAGGAGCCAATCGCCTTGCCCggcctgcccttccccttccttctccttggaCCCCGCGgcctctggcctccctccctggccacTGAGTCTGTTGGCAGTGGGCACAGGGAGGCCTAAGCGGTCCCCTGACTCTAGGGTGGCCTCCAGGCTCAAATGGGACCATGACCCGGAGCACAGGATGGAGGCACCTTCCATAGACTGGGGCGGAGGGCTTGGCTGGCTCTCAGGTGTGGGGAGCAGGTTGGAGGTCCTTTGTCGGGAAGGGACATCGGGGCTGTGCGCCCAGGTCACCAAAACCAGTGCAGAATTGGGCAGAAGACCCAGGGATTGGGGAAGCAGGTGCCCCGAGGTGGGCGGGCGCCTGTGTTTCCGTAAACAAAGAAACCGGGCAGCTCATCTCAGGAACTAGGGGTGGAGGGAAGGCTGCTAAGAGAATCGCCGACAATTTCCTTCATAAAAATGCGATCTGAGAGCATTTGATTTCCACTTTcactcccccctgccccccgccccaacaCAAGCACTGTCTCCAAAGACACTCAAATTGCAGCCATATGGGGCTAAAGTAATAGGAAGCAGTTACCTTATTTACTGCAGAGGCTGCGCACTCCAACCTGACAGCCACAGCCTAGGGCAGCGGCGCAGTGGGCTTAAAAGCAGAGGGTTCCTGTTCTttgaaactttgttttgtttactccCAGGGGTGCACACGGGAAAAGCAATTATCTaactttgaaagagaaaagcagttgTGTGGAGGAAAGAAGAGGTGGTGAAAGTTGAATGATTCAGGAAGGGACATTCAGTAAGGAAGTGGGAAGCGGGGTTCCAGGCTCTCCTGGTTTCTAAGTCAGCAGCGACGGCTGACCAGTTTGAAAGCACCGTTGCGGATGCCGCTGGGGTGACGCCTCCACACGCGGTCCCCCTCCCCGGCCTAGCGCCCTCTTCTGGCACATACAGGCATCCTGGGTGCCCCACAGCGGAGGCCCGGGCTCTGGGTCCTGCCCCACTGCAAGCCCATTTCACAGACTGCTACCTCTCAGTCTTCCAGCCCTCCCGGAGCTCAGGTCACTCCCATCGCCGGTTTTCCCACTCTCTGTAACCCTGCTCTGTCTGGGACAGCTGGTGGCGGGTGCCGAGCAGGGGGTAACGCCTCCGCCTTTGGGGTTTACTTTGGTCCGCAAGACTGAGTCTGCTGCTGGGAAGCACCGGGCTCGGTCTGATGTCAGATTATTCTATACCTCCCGTTGCCTTCTGGACTGAGTTCTGTCTTTGCTGTGGGCTCTGCAGGAATAATTCCCGATGTTTGCAAACTCAGACACCTCCCAAGCGATCATTTTGTTCGCAACAGGAGTTTCCACTACCAGGCataaggaaaggcagagaggtgCAGCCAGAAAGCGAGGGGGAACATTTCTCAGTACCCCTCCAGAGGAGGGGGCCGTGTGTAGCCACACCAGGGTTTGCATCTCCCCACTTCAAGCTCCCAGGCATGCaggcaaagaaggaaaagggagacagggaggaaaggagagaagcaggagggagaaaggaagggaagagaaggaagggagggaggaaggaataaaaagaaaaaaagaaggagaaaaagagaaacccagAGGGAGGAGGCGCGCTAACTTTTTCAGCGTGAAACTGAAACCATCGACCTCTGCACGCCTCGTGCAAACTCCCGGACTGTGAAGGCACCCAACGCAAACACAACTCCCGGGGACAGGGCTCCAGTAACCCTATCTGAAGGGAAACCGCCACTCCTCGCgggcgcaggggtggggggaggcggaggCGAAGCGGGTCTGGTCCTCCGGCCGCTCCGCGGAGACTCCCTCGCTCCGGGCCCCAAGGTGGCCCTCGACGCCGGTCCGGCGGCCGTGCGGGGCCCGGGCGGCCGCGCAGTGCGCCCTCGGCGGCCGGCGGATTCCAagagggggcaggcggggggcgcGCACGGCGACCCGGGCCCAGGGCGGAGGGTGGGCTTTCTCTGGGCGGGGAAACCAGACACTTATAGGCGGCTGAGGCCGACTTTATTTTTACTGCCCAAACTGTTGGAAAGTATTTAAGCTTAAACAGAAACAGCTGTATCGCTGGCACCGGCCAACGAAACTATTTGTTACCGGGAATGACTTTTTATGATTAAGGACGCGTCCGTCGGCGGCCTCTCGCGGGCGGCCCGCGCGGGTCGGCGGGGCGATCTGGCCGTCGCCAGCTCGCTGTTCGTTAAGACAGAACGGCCGGAGATGGGGCCGCTCAGCCCGGCGCCCACCTCCTCAAGTCTGGGAGCGAGGCCAAAACTGGGAACCCCGCGCgcccagggcgggggcgggggcggaggcgggggcgggggcgggggcgcgagGGAAGGCGGGCGGGCCGCGCCCCTGCCGCGCGCCCCCCGGTGCGCCCCGTCCCGCGCGCCCCGcagcgccccgcgcccgccgcgcacCTGGCCCTGGACGCGAGGCCAGCTTTCCGCTccgggctccctgcctctccgACTCAGACTCCTTGGCTCGCCTTTGCTCGCTCGCTCTCCCTctttctcgttctctctctcgctcgctctcccctttcccccctcttctctccctccatccctcgcCAAGGGAAATCGCTTCCCGTCCAGTGTACCAGCGATGTTTTAACTAAATCCCGGGTTCCGAGGACCGGGTGCGGTGACTGGcagcgcgggcggggcggggaaAGGGTCGGGGAGAGCCGGGGCCGGAGGGCGCTGcggtccccgccgccgccccagccccggggccccgcgAGCCGAGCGacggcgcccccggcccccggccctcggccctctcccctctcccgGGCCCGCTACGGTCGCCCGCGGGCCGCGGTCTCCGCTGCAGCACCGGGCCGCGCGGTGCCCCCGCCACTCCCGCCCGGGGCTCCCTGGCCGCGCGTCTGCTGCGCCCGTCGGGAAGAGCCGCGGACAGGAAGTGCAGGGCGCAGGCCCCGCGGGTCAGgtcgcgccccccgccgccggtCCCGCCGCCCGCCGAGCCCCGGGCCCTCCCCCGGCACGCCCAGGCCCCGGGCAGGGGGCGGctgggctgcggcggcggcgcgcggggccggggcgtgGGGGCGCCGAGCAGCTCGGGCCGGCGGCGGGGGCAGGTGGCGGCGGGGGCAGGTGGCGGCCGGcggcgggcaggggcaggggcaggggcaggggcaggggccggggccgggggccggagGAGGGCGCGCGGCGGCCCCCGCGGGGtcccggggcgcggggaggctcgggcgggcgcggcgggtggcccgggtctgccttcggctcgcgAGCTGGGAGCGAGCGCTCGAGGGCCCGAGGGTGGCCGGAGGCCGGGCCGCGCGACccgagacagagacacaggcacattGATTTGTTAGCGGGatggggcgggcggcggcgggggaggcCGTCGTCATGGAGACCGAGGCCGGGTgtgcggcggggggcgggggcgggggcgggggcgggcccggggcgcgcggccggCTCTCGGGGTCCCGGCAGGGCCCGCGGCGCCCCGGCACCTGTGCATTGTGCATTgtgcggcgcgggcggcggctgcgggggaggggagggcgcgcGTCCcggcggtgggggtggggcggccgGGGTctgccgagggggcggggcccggctgACACCCCCGCGGGGGTCCCAGCGAGGGCCCTGGGGGCCGCCGAGCACCGGAGGGACGACTcggtggcgggggagggggcccccGGCGAGGACAGAGGGCGGACGGCCCCCTCGCCAGCCCGGCAGACTGACAGCGGCCGGGCCCGCCCTCCCCGCGACGTCACTTCCGGCGgcggcccccacccccctcgCGCCGGTCTCTGGAGTAGCCTCGGACTCCGCCCCCTGGCGATTGGAACGCGGGTCACGTAGCAACGcgggggagaaagggagaggggcgTGGCCCGGAGCTCGGCCAATCAGCGCGCAGGGGCGCAGGCCCCAGCCGCTCCGCTTTAGCAACGTCGTTAGCAACACGTGGGGCCGGAGGAAgcgcggggcgggaggggagggggagcgggcgcgcgggaggggggcggggagggagcgggcgcgcgggagggggaggagaacTGACGTCAGCGGGAGAGTATTATGGTCTGTCGTGCGCTGGCTGCTGCTTTTCTGCTCCTGGAAGCGGCCAAGGGGGAAGCGGCGAGTCAACATGGAGCTTTCGGCGGTGGGGGAGCGGGTGTTCGCGGCCGAAGCCCTCCTGAAGCGGCGCATACGGAAAGTAGGTGCCCCCGGGCCTCGGGCCGAGGCTGGCCGAGCCCTCCCCTCCCGGCCTGGGTTCCCTCCCCCGGCTGCAGCCCAGCTTCCCTTCCCCCAGGTCCCAGCAGCGGCCGCGgccgtggcggcggcggcggcggctctgAGCCCAAGCGCTTTCCTTAGACTTGCAGCGATGCACAGATTGcatgggtggggggcggggtggggggatgaaCGCCGGTGCATGCACTTTGTGCAGCGTTTCGTGCAGGGGGTGATGCAGCGAGCGCGTGCCTTTCGCGGTGGGATTTCGCGCATTCATTTGGTGCATgcattttttgcatgtatttctTGTGTCCTCGTCATGCATTTCTCcccttgcacacacacattttcccctTTGCATCCGCAGGGACGCATGGAATACCTCGTGAAATGGAAGGGCTGGTCGCAGAAGTAAGTAGGTTATATGCAATCCTCAACCCCAGACTGTTGTTCGGgaggtttctttcttcctcattttttccctttacgTTGAAATACAACACAATGCAACAAGAAAagttagagacacacacacacacccccgccgCTCTTTCCCTGCTCCCGGGACTGACGCCCACTTCTTCCTGATTTCCTCTAGGTACAGCACATGGGAACCCGAGGAAAACATCCTGGATGCTCGCCTGCTCGCAGCCTTTGAGGAAAGGTACAGGCCCTCTCAAGCCTCAGACCCTCGCTCAGGGACACAGGTCCAGTCTGGACTGCAGTCCCACTAGATTCTTTACTCAcacactccctttctctctctttccttcttctaggGAGCGGGAGATGGAGCTCTACGGCCCCAAAAAGCGAGGACCCAAACCCAAAACCTTCCTCCTCAAGGTAAGATGGCCGTGTCCAGCGACCGGTGGGCAGCACTGTTGTAGTGTGAGGTTTTGGGGAAGGGGGCCCTGAGGGCTTGTGGACCTTTGGGGTGTCTGCTCTTGTTGCCTATTTATGATGGAGGAAGGAGTCCCCAGACAGGGGACTGTCACCAGGTCAGTGGCAGCCCCAAGGGGTGTCTGGGGGAAAGGGGCTTAGCCACACTAGAACTGCCATCCCAAATAGATGCGTAATCAAATACAAGCAAGAAGCGCGCTTGCAGCAAATGGCTTCTTTCAGACAAATTCTCTACCACACCCCCCTGGACGCTGTGCctaagccccacccccacccatatAGCAATTTCTGGGCATCAGAGGGTAAAGCAGGGAGGCTCCAGTGGAAgagggggtcctggggagggagtgggctggggaccctgctctgcttttgacatgccttctcTCCTGCAGGCCCAGGCCAAGGCAAAGGCCAAAACATACGAGTTCAGAAGTGACTCTGCCCGGGGCATCCGGATCCCCTACCCTGGACGCTCCCCCCAGGACCTGGCCTCTACTTCCAGAGCCCGTGATGGCCTGCGGAACATGGGTCTGTCCCCGCCcggaagcagcagcagcaccagcagcacctgcCGAGTGGAGCCCCCTCGGGACCGGGACCGAGAGCGGGAGAGGGAGCGCGAGCGGGAGCGAGAGAGGCAGCGCGAGCGAGAGCGGGGTGCCAGCCGCACGGATGACAAGCCCAGCTCGCCGGGGGACAGCTCCAAGAAGCGAGGCCCCAAACCCCGGAAGGAGCTCCTGGACCCCTCGCAGAGGCCCTTGGGAGAAGCCAGCGATGGCCTCGGAGATTACCTCAAGGGCAGGAAGGTGGACGAAGCCCCTCCTGGGGCAGGGAAGTTCCCCGCTGGCCACAGCGTGATCCAGCTAGCCCGGAGGCAGGACTCGGACCTGGCCCAGTGCGGTgtggccagccccagccccgcggaGGCCACAGGCAAGCTGGCTGTGGACACCTTTCCAGCCAGGGTCATAAAGCACAGGGCCACTttcctggaggccagaggccagggggCCCTAGACCCAGGTGGCCCCCGTGTCCGGCATGGCTCAGGCACCCCTGGCTCTGTGGGGGGCTTGTATCGGGACATGGGGGCCCAGGGGGGAAGGCCCTCCCTCATCGCCAGGATCCCAGTGGCCAGGATCCTGGGGGACCCAGAGGAAGAGTCCTGGAGTCCCTCTCTGACCAACCTGGAGAAAGTGGTGGTCACTGACGTGACCTCAAACTTTTTGACCGTCACCATTAAGGAAAGTAACACGGACCAAggcttttttaaagagaaaagatgaattgCTGGGTGGGTGATCCCAGGacaagagagcaggagagagagtgggagcgCAAACTTGGCatcatgctttttatttctgggtGGGAGGCGGCCTTCTGGCTGGTCCTGTCCCCAAACTTCACACGCCCAGCCCGTtccattcctcctccctcccctcagtTTTGGTTGGAAAGAGTATCTCTAGAGTTATATTTTCTATTAGatgtaaatatgttatttaagaaaaaatatctaaatatatatatttcaactcttgaagttgttttatttaaacaaggagagagagagagagagactcagtgTGGTTTAGTTGGGGCAGACGGGCTGGGTCGCCGCCCCTCAGCCACCCGGGCACTAAGGAGGCTGGGGACCGGGGTACTGGACCTCTGATGGTGTCTGGAGGGACCCACCTcacccctccttccttttcccacaGCCCCTTGGCAGACCCCTGGAACCAAGGCAGGACCCggattttttctctcttcccattgGCCCAGCAGGCCAACAAAAGATTGGCTCCCCaatcagaaaaaaagggggtggggtcagtgtgttttgccttttttttttttttttttttttttaagagtaagaaGTCTGTTTGGGGGGGGAAAAAGTATTAACTTGAATAACTTTTGTGTGTGATATTGAAGGTAAAAAGTTGCAGGTGGGTGGGGAGCATCAGATTCTCACCCAGGACCACATCAGGAAATGCACTTTATGGGAGATTGTGTGTGTCACACACGCCCATCAGATCGTGTGTATGTCATGTGGATAAAAATCTCCCAGTTCCCTCGATTCCTTTCCTTACtccactgaaagaaaagaaatgcagcgAATCTGTTTACATTCCCGAAATGCCAGGATAAATTGGGAGGATTGCATGTCAGTGCCCAGAGTTCGAGACAGTTGTTGTTTTACAGGAGAAGTGTTTGGGGGTGGACTTGTTCCCTTTCGCGTCCTCTAGCCTCGCCAGGAGAAGAGACGGtggcccccacctcccaggaAGAGTTGGCCCGGCCTGCCTCCCCCGGGGAGGGCGGGCCGCGGGCCAGACGGGCCCACCCTGCGCGACCCACGGAGGGaggcgcggcggggggcgggcgcggctGGGAGCGGGGGTCGGCGCCCAGGCCTGGCCGGGAGTGCGGCggcgcccggggcccggggctcggggctcggggctcgggcaCGACTCGCACCCCCGGCGGCTCCGgcggggcaggggaaggaggggcgAGGCGAGCTTTCCATCCAAGAATGCGCATCAGAACttttgctcccccccccccaacttcttAAAAGCAAAAGCTATAATTTATAGGCCTTTTCGATTCGCGGAGTGTTCTCTATTTGAACTCGACATTCAAACTCCGCCAAAGGGGGCGGGAGGAGCGGGAGTTGAAAAgaggcggccgcggcgggggaggccgggcggcgggggcccggggcgcccCCGTGCGCCCCAGGGACGCAGGGCGC
Protein-coding regions in this window:
- the CBX8 gene encoding chromobox protein homolog 8 isoform X2, translating into MELYGPKKRGPKPKTFLLKAQAKAKAKTYEFRSDSARGIRIPYPGRSPQDLASTSRARDGLRNMGLSPPGSSSSTSSTCRVEPPRDRDRERERERERERERQRERERGASRTDDKPSSPGDSSKKRGPKPRKELLDPSQRPLGEASDGLGDYLKGRKVDEAPPGAGKFPAGHSVIQLARRQDSDLAQCGVASPSPAEATGKLAVDTFPARVIKHRATFLEARGQGALDPGGPRVRHGSGTPGSVGGLYRDMGAQGGRPSLIARIPVARILGDPEEESWSPSLTNLEKVVVTDVTSNFLTVTIKESNTDQGFFKEKR
- the CBX8 gene encoding chromobox protein homolog 8 isoform X1, which gives rise to MELSAVGERVFAAEALLKRRIRKGRMEYLVKWKGWSQKYSTWEPEENILDARLLAAFEEREREMELYGPKKRGPKPKTFLLKAQAKAKAKTYEFRSDSARGIRIPYPGRSPQDLASTSRARDGLRNMGLSPPGSSSSTSSTCRVEPPRDRDRERERERERERERQRERERGASRTDDKPSSPGDSSKKRGPKPRKELLDPSQRPLGEASDGLGDYLKGRKVDEAPPGAGKFPAGHSVIQLARRQDSDLAQCGVASPSPAEATGKLAVDTFPARVIKHRATFLEARGQGALDPGGPRVRHGSGTPGSVGGLYRDMGAQGGRPSLIARIPVARILGDPEEESWSPSLTNLEKVVVTDVTSNFLTVTIKESNTDQGFFKEKR